In Oryza sativa Japonica Group chromosome 2, ASM3414082v1, the following are encoded in one genomic region:
- the LOC4329233 gene encoding eukaryotic translation initiation factor 4B3 — protein sequence MAVASAWAKPGSWALAAEEQDDLPPPPPPVPAADFPSLATAATTKVPKKKKPQPVPLGEFNSTKFVAPAYRGPTQDDLLSLPTGPRERTAEELANATRGFGARWGGAGAGGPRGDDEPRRGGSGPQDFGPSRADEADDWGAGKKPLERRERMGGFGVDSSMSRADDVDDWVSTKRAAAPAPMERRERSVAFGADSHSRADDSASWISNKGYSAAPPPPSDSRRGGPVWGFNRDGGPDADSWERRREEVSGGGSSGGARPRLNLQKRTLPLANGTDGEGKEDKEEEKGEMQPKSRSSNPFGAARPREVVLATKGDDGRKEEEKEKEEEKLEIQPRTRTSNPFGAARPREEVLAAKGEDWRKIDEKLEAMKMREAPPPERRSFGRRGSPVRGEDNGSRPLPESHVEGAWKKPDAVQAVGESEDGSDKLNTAEAARKFEEGSDATKETAAAN from the exons ATGGCCGTCGCCTCCGCGTGGGCCAAACCCGGCTCGTGGGCCCTCGCCGCCGAGGAGCAGGACGAcctgcccccgccgccgccgcccgttcccGCCGCCGACTTCCcctccctcgccaccgccgccaccaccaaggtccccaagaagaagaagccgcAGCCCGTCCCGCTCGGCGAGTTCAACAGCACCAAGTTCGTCGCCCCCGCCTACCGCGGGCCCACCCAAGACGACCTCCTCAGCCTCCCCACAGGCCCCCGCGAGCGCACCGCCGAGGAGCTCGCCAACGCCACGCGCGGCTTCGGGGCTCgctggggcggcgccggcgccggtggcccccgcggcgacgacgagccccGCCGCGGCGGATCTGGCCCCCAGGACTTCGGCCCGTCGCGCGCCGACGAGGCCGATGACTGGGGCGCCGGCAAGAAGCCGCTCGAGAGGAGGGAGCGCATGGGAGGGTTTGGCGTGGACTCTTCGATGTCGCGTGCCGACGACGTCGATGACTGGGTCTCCACCAAGAGGGCGGCAGCCCCCGCGCCCATGGAGCGGAGGGAGCGTAGCGTGGCGTTCGGGGCCGACTCGCATTCCCGCGCTGATGATTCCGCGAGCTGGATCTCCAACAAGGGCTATTctgcggcgccgccaccgccctccgaCAGCCGGAGGGGCGGTCCAGTCTGGGGTTTCAACAGGGATGGAGGCCCAGACGCCGACTcttgggagaggaggagggaggaggtgagCGGTGGTGGTTCAAGCGGTGGTGCCCGGCCACGCCTGAACCTTCAAAAGCGGACCTTGCCACTGGCTAATGGCACTGATGGAGAAGGGAAGgaggacaaggaggaggagaagggagagaTGCAGCCTAAAAGCAGGTCATCAAACCCGTTTGGTGCAGCCCGCCCTCGCGAAGTGGTTCTTGCTACCAAGGGAGATgacgggaggaaggaggaggagaaggagaaagaggaggagaagctgGAGATTCAACCAAGGACCAGGACTTCAAACCCGTTTGGGGCTGCCCGCCCACGTGAGGAAGTGCTTGCTGCGAAGGGTGAGGACTGGAGGAAGATTGATGAGAAGCTTGAGGCCATGAAGATGCGCGAGGCACCACCACCTGAGAGGAGGTCCTTTGGGAGGAGAGGTTCCCCTGTTAGAGGAGAGGACAATGGGAGCCGTCCACTGCCAGAGAGTCATGTCGAGGGAGCTTGGAAGAAGCCTGATGCAGTTCAGGCTGTTGGAGAATCCGAAGATGGGTCTGATAAGCTTAACACGGCTGAGGCTGCGAGAAAATTTGAAGAAGG GTCTGATGCTACCAAAGAGACTGCTGCAGCAAACTAA
- the LOC4329234 gene encoding probable diaminopimelate decarboxylase, chloroplastic — MAAANLLSRALLPALNPNPSSHSNRVSPSAVSLRCRHGLTASVRASLSTAAPSPPPRPAAAAADGRAPKRCFRRGADGHLYCEGVRVEDAMGAAERTPFYLYSKPQVVRNFTAYRDALEGLRSIVGYAVKANNNLRVLQLLRELGCGAVLVSGNELRLALRAGFDPTRCIFNGNGKTLEDLVLAAESGVFVNIDSEFDLENIVTAARVAGKKVPVLLRINPDVDPQVHPYVATGNKTSKFGIRNEKLQWFLDSIKSYSNDITLVGVHCHLGSTITKVDIFRDAAGLMVNYVDEIRAQGFELEYLNIGGGLGIDYHHTDAVLPTPMDLINTVRELVLSRDLTLIIEPGRSLIANTCCFVNRVTGVKSNGTKNFIVVDGSMAELIRPSLYGAYQHIELVSPSPDAEVATFDIVGPVCESADFLGKDRELPTPDKGAGLVVHDAGAYCMSMASTYNLKLRPPEYWVEDDGSIAKIRRGESFDDYMKFFDNLSA, encoded by the exons aTGGCGGCGGCCAACCTTCTCTCTCGCGCGCTCCTCCCTGCTCTAAACCCTAACCCAAGCAGCCACAGCAACCGCGTCAGCCCTTCGGCCGTATctctccgctgccgccacggcCTGACGGCCTCCGTTCGCGCCTCTCTCTCCACGGCagcgccgtccccgccgccgcggccggcggcggcggcggccgacggtcGGGCGCCGAAGCGCTGTTTCCGGCGCGGCGCCGATGGGCACCTGTACTGCGAGGGGGTGAGGGTGGAGGACGCGATGGGGGCGGCGGAGCGGACCCCCTTCTACCTCTACAGCAAGCCTCAGGTGGTGCGGAACTTCACCGCCTACCGCGACGCCCTCGAGGGGCTCCGCTCCATCGTTGGGTACGCCGTCAAGGCCAACAACAATCTCCGCGTGCTGCAGCTCCTGCGGGAGCTCGGCTGCGGCGCCGTCCTCGTCAGCGGGAACGAGCTCCGCCTTGCCCTCCGGGCAGGATTCGATCCCACTAG GTGTATATTTAATGGAAATGGAAAGACATTGGAAGATCTTGTTTTAGCTGCAGAGAGCGGAGTGTTTGTAAACATAGACAgtgaatttgatttggagaatATTGTCACTGCTGCGAGAGTTGCTGGGAAGAAAGTCCCTGTTTTGCTCAGGATAAACCCAGATGTGGATCCACAG GTCCATCCTTATGTTGCGACTGGAAACAAAACCTCCAAATTTGGTATCCGTAATGAGAAACTACAATGGTTCTTAGACTCTATCAAGTCATACTCAAATGATATCACACTGGTGGGTGTTCATTGTCATCTGGGATCTACCATTACAAAG GTCGATATATTTAGAGATGCGGCAGGTCTTATGGTGAATTATGTTGATGAAATTCGAGCACAAGGTTTTGAACTGGAATATCTCAATATTGGCGGTGGCCTGGGCATAGATTATCACCACACGGATGCAGTCTTGCCTACACCTATGGACCTCATCAACACT GTGCGAGAATTAGTTCTGTCACGAGATCTTACACTCATCATTGAACCTGGGAGATCCCTCATAGCTAACACTTGCTGCTTCGTCAATAGGGTCACTGGTGTTAAATCTAATGGTACAAAGAATTTCATTGTAGTTGATGGCAGCATGGCAGAGCTTATCAGACCAAGTCTATATGGAGCATACCAG CATATCGAACTGGTTTCTCCTTCCCCAGATGCAGAAGTAGCAACATTCGATATTGTTGGACCAGTTTGTGAATCTGCAGATTTCCTTGGCAAAGACAGGGAACTTCCAACACCTGATAAG GGAGCTGGTTTGGTGGTTCATGACGCAGGAGCCTACTGCATGAGCATGGCTTCAACCTACAACTTGAAGTTGCGACCACCTGAATATTGG GTAGAAGATGATGGGTCCATTGCTAAGATTCGGCGTGGAGAGTCATTTGATGACTACATGAAGTTCTTTGATAATCTCTCTGCCTAA